The following DNA comes from Halobacillus litoralis.
CTCATCAGCATATGATTTGATTTCATTATTCGCGGTCCGAATAGCCTCTTTGAGCCAATTCTCCGCTTCATCTGGTGTGGATAGTCTTTCAATTTCCTGCCATTTCTTATGTAAATGAGAGGTTGCCATCTGGCTTGCGACATCTCCTGCTTGGTGTCCACCCATTCCATCAGCTACCACAGCCAGCGTTTGTCCTTCATCATTTTTGAAGACACCACCCGCATCTTCGTTATGGTTTCTCACTTGGCCCTGGTTTGTAAGATAATAACCTAACATGGACTCACCCGCCTCTTTTTTCTCTTGTACGCTCTCCCCCTGATGGAAATGGATCAGGAGGGTGTTCGAACTTTATCAATTTTACTGCTTCACCAATCTGGTAAGGAAGAAACCGTCTGTATCCCATTCTTGGGGAAATAACTGCAGACCAAATTCAGAGAGACCCAGCGCCCCTTCCAGTGAAGGAGGTAATTCGTTGAAAAATGTCTGATCTACACTGAACCCGGGATGATTGGACAAAAAGTTTTTGACAGCTTCTTCATTTTCATGACGGTCGACTGTACATGTACTATATACCATTTTCCCGCCAGACTTCAGAAGTGGCGCTATGGGTTCGAACAACTCGTCTTGAATCTTTCGAAGAGCAAAGATATCTTCTTCTTTTTTATGGTATTTGATATCAGGCTTTCCTCTCAATACACCTAAACCTGAACAAGGAGCATCAAGGAGTATGCGGTCGAAAGATTCTGCTTCGTGCATATCTTTCAGATTTCTTGAATCAGCTTGACCAGCGGTGATGGAAGTCAACTGGAGTTGTTCTGCTTTGTTATTGACCAGTTTAGCCTTTTTCTCATGCAGATCATACGCTATGACCTGACCCTTATCCGCCATTTTTTCAGCTATATGAGTTGTTTTTCCACCTGGAGCGCTGCATGCATCCAGCACGGTCATTCCTTCAGATAGATCCATCATCTCTGCAACCAGCATGGAGCTTTGATCTTGTATAGTCAAATAGCCTTCAAGGAAAAGCGGATGCTTTAACACAGCACCCTCTGTGATGACTAACCCCTGGGGCGATAGTACACTTTTTTCCACTTTGAATCCGTCCTCTTCCAGACGGTTGACGGCTTCTTGAAAGTCTATCCTCAACGTTTGTACGCGGACAGACATGGGAAGGT
Coding sequences within:
- the rsmB gene encoding 16S rRNA (cytosine(967)-C(5))-methyltransferase RsmB → MTKYAIRETALELLTRIGEQGGFSHVLLDREITKQNLSRQDGGLLTEIVYGTLQRRDLIDYYIQPYIAKQKKIKPWVRWLLYMSVYQMIFLERVPDHAIIHEAVEISKKRGHKGISSFMNGVLRNVQRKGTQDIEKIEDPIERIAIETSHPRWLVNRWVEQYGLETTKDMCAANNHHLPMSVRVQTLRIDFQEAVNRLEEDGFKVEKSVLSPQGLVITEGAVLKHPLFLEGYLTIQDQSSMLVAEMMDLSEGMTVLDACSAPGGKTTHIAEKMADKGQVIAYDLHEKKAKLVNNKAEQLQLTSITAGQADSRNLKDMHEAESFDRILLDAPCSGLGVLRGKPDIKYHKKEEDIFALRKIQDELFEPIAPLLKSGGKMVYSTCTVDRHENEEAVKNFLSNHPGFSVDQTFFNELPPSLEGALGLSEFGLQLFPQEWDTDGFFLTRLVKQ